From the Pseudomonas putida genome, one window contains:
- the cobU gene encoding bifunctional adenosylcobinamide kinase/adenosylcobinamide-phosphate guanylyltransferase: MRNLILGGARSGKSRLAEQLASDSGLPVTYIATSEPLDGEMNERVRLHRQRRPEHWGLIEEPLALAAVLRAEAAEGRCLLVDCLTLWLTNLLMLEDPQRLAAERDALLDCLEHLPGTLILVSNETGLGVVPLGELTRRYVDLAGWLHQAVAERCQRVVLTVAGLPLMLKGPAL, from the coding sequence ATGCGCAACCTGATCCTCGGCGGCGCCCGCTCGGGCAAGAGCCGCCTGGCCGAGCAACTGGCCAGCGACAGCGGCCTGCCCGTCACCTATATCGCCACCAGCGAGCCGCTCGATGGCGAAATGAACGAGCGCGTACGCTTGCACCGTCAGCGTCGGCCTGAACACTGGGGGCTGATCGAAGAGCCCTTGGCCCTGGCCGCCGTGCTGCGTGCAGAAGCCGCCGAAGGCCGTTGCCTGCTGGTGGACTGCCTGACCTTGTGGCTGACCAACCTGCTGATGCTTGAAGATCCCCAGCGGCTGGCCGCAGAGCGCGATGCGCTGCTCGACTGCCTGGAGCACTTGCCTGGCACCCTGATTCTGGTCAGCAACGAAACCGGCCTGGGCGTGGTGCCCTTGGGCGAGCTGACCCGCCGTTATGTCGACCTGGCCGGCTGGCTGCACCAGGCCGTTGCCGAACGCTGCCAGCGCGTGGTGCTGACCGTGGCCGGCCTACCTCTCATGCTCAAAGGACCCGCTCTATGA
- the cobC gene encoding alpha-ribazole phosphatase family protein yields MILDLLRHGETEQGGGLRGSLNDALTDKGWGQMRDALAGAGPWDVLVSSPLQRCARFAEQLGMPVQLEADLQELHFGEWEGRSALQIMQTHADELGRFWADPYSYTPPAGEPVAAFAERVLSAVGRLRQQHAGKRVLLVTHGGVMRLLLARARGLPREQLLQVEVGHGALMRLAVDESGAMHEVL; encoded by the coding sequence ATGATCCTCGACCTGCTGCGCCACGGTGAAACGGAGCAGGGCGGCGGCCTGCGTGGCAGCCTGAACGATGCCTTGACCGACAAGGGCTGGGGCCAGATGCGTGACGCGCTGGCAGGTGCTGGCCCCTGGGATGTGCTGGTCAGTTCGCCGTTGCAGCGCTGTGCGCGTTTTGCCGAGCAGCTGGGCATGCCGGTTCAGCTGGAGGCCGATCTGCAGGAACTGCATTTTGGTGAGTGGGAAGGGCGCAGTGCCTTGCAGATCATGCAAACCCATGCTGACGAGCTTGGGCGTTTCTGGGCCGATCCATACAGCTACACGCCGCCTGCAGGGGAGCCTGTCGCTGCCTTTGCCGAGCGTGTGCTCTCTGCCGTCGGGCGCCTGCGCCAGCAGCACGCTGGCAAGCGCGTGCTACTGGTCACCCATGGCGGTGTCATGCGCCTGCTACTGGCGCGTGCCCGTGGGCTGCCCAGGGAGCAGTTGCTGCAGGTCGAGGTTGGCCATGGCGCCCTGATGCGCCTGGCGGTGGATGAGAGTGGCGCGATGCACGAGGTGCTTTGA
- a CDS encoding adenosylcobinamide-GDP ribazoletransferase: MLPFWIALQFLSSLPVRLPGMPEPREMGRSLLCYPLVGLLFGLLLWLASHLLQGTAAPLHAALLLTLWVLLSGALHLDGLADSADAWLGGFGDRERTLEIMKDPRSGPIAVVTLVLVLLLKFCALWVLVEQGAGMALLLAPVVGRAAMLGLFLGTPYVRRGGLGQALAEHLPRRTAVWVLLASLLLCLLAGGARAILPMLAAIVVFIGLRRLMCKRLGGTTGDTAGATLEILELTVLLGLAI; this comes from the coding sequence ATGCTGCCGTTCTGGATTGCCCTGCAGTTCCTTAGCAGCCTGCCGGTGCGTTTGCCGGGGATGCCCGAGCCACGTGAAATGGGCCGCTCGTTGTTGTGCTACCCACTGGTAGGGCTGTTGTTTGGCCTGTTGCTGTGGCTGGCCAGCCACCTGCTGCAAGGTACGGCGGCGCCGTTGCACGCGGCCCTGTTGCTGACGCTGTGGGTGTTGCTCAGTGGCGCTTTGCATCTGGATGGCCTGGCCGACAGTGCCGATGCCTGGCTAGGTGGCTTCGGTGACCGCGAGCGCACGCTGGAGATCATGAAAGATCCACGCAGCGGGCCGATAGCCGTGGTCACCCTGGTGCTGGTATTGCTGTTGAAGTTCTGTGCCCTGTGGGTGCTGGTGGAGCAGGGGGCGGGCATGGCCTTGCTGCTGGCGCCGGTGGTGGGGCGGGCGGCGATGCTCGGGTTGTTTCTCGGCACGCCTTACGTGCGTCGCGGGGGACTGGGGCAGGCGCTGGCCGAGCACTTGCCGCGGCGTACGGCCGTGTGGGTTCTGCTGGCCAGTTTGCTGTTGTGTCTGTTGGCGGGTGGCGCGCGCGCGATCTTGCCGATGCTGGCGGCGATCGTGGTTTTCATCGGGTTACGCCGGTTGATGTGTAAGCGTCTGGGTGGGACCACGGGTGATACCGCAGGCGCCACGCTTGAGATTCTCGAACTGACTGTGCTGTTGGGCTTGGCGATTTAG
- the cobT gene encoding nicotinate-nucleotide--dimethylbenzimidazole phosphoribosyltransferase → MNQAWWRDACQPLDNAAMDQARARQQQLTKPAGSLGQLEGLAVQLAGLQGRERPSLDQVAITIFAGDHGVVEEGISAYPQAVTGQMLRNFVGGGAAISVLARQLQANLEVVDLGTIDPELELPGVLHLRLGAGTANFARQPAMTDAQLQAALQAGRDSALRAAASGAQLFIGGEMGIGNTSAAAALASTLLACPARELSGPGTGLDSAGVRHKAEVIERALVLHGLRADEPLQALACVGGYEIAALTGAYLACAQQGIAVLVDGFICSVAALLAVRLNPQSRDWLLFAHQGAEPGHKTLLAALEAQPLLALGLRLGEGSGAALAVPLIRLACALHGQMATFAEAAVADRPA, encoded by the coding sequence ATGAACCAAGCCTGGTGGCGTGATGCCTGCCAACCCCTCGACAACGCCGCCATGGACCAGGCCCGCGCCCGTCAGCAGCAGCTGACCAAACCTGCCGGCTCGCTCGGCCAGCTGGAAGGCCTGGCCGTGCAGCTGGCTGGCCTGCAAGGCCGCGAGCGGCCGTCCCTGGATCAGGTCGCCATCACTATTTTCGCAGGCGACCACGGTGTGGTCGAAGAGGGCATTTCGGCCTACCCGCAGGCAGTCACCGGGCAGATGCTGCGCAACTTCGTCGGCGGTGGCGCGGCGATCAGCGTGCTCGCGCGCCAGCTGCAGGCCAACCTTGAAGTGGTCGACCTGGGCACCATCGACCCTGAGCTGGAACTGCCAGGGGTGTTGCACCTTCGCCTCGGCGCCGGCACCGCAAATTTCGCCCGCCAGCCGGCCATGACCGATGCCCAGCTGCAGGCTGCCCTGCAGGCCGGTCGCGACAGTGCCCTGCGTGCAGCGGCCAGTGGCGCGCAGTTGTTCATCGGTGGCGAGATGGGCATCGGCAACACCTCTGCCGCCGCCGCCCTGGCCAGCACCTTGCTGGCTTGCCCTGCCCGTGAGCTGAGCGGGCCCGGTACCGGCCTGGACAGCGCAGGCGTTCGCCACAAGGCCGAAGTGATCGAACGCGCCCTGGTGCTGCACGGCCTGCGCGCCGATGAGCCGCTGCAGGCGCTGGCCTGTGTCGGTGGCTACGAGATCGCTGCGCTGACCGGTGCCTACCTGGCCTGCGCCCAGCAAGGTATCGCCGTGCTGGTGGATGGCTTCATCTGCAGCGTCGCGGCATTACTGGCGGTGCGCCTCAATCCGCAGAGCCGTGACTGGCTGCTGTTCGCTCACCAAGGCGCCGAGCCTGGGCACAAGACCCTGCTCGCGGCACTGGAAGCCCAGCCATTGCTGGCGTTGGGCCTACGCCTGGGCGAGGGCAGTGGCGCCGCCCTGGCGGTGCCGCTGATACGCCTGGCCTGCGCCCTGCATGGGCAGATGGCGACCTTCGCCGAAGCGGCGGTGGCGGACCGCCCGGCATGA
- a CDS encoding MarR family winged helix-turn-helix transcriptional regulator codes for MLTSECICTHLRRAARGVSRHYDEALAGFGINVAQFSLLRHLQRLDRPSITTLAEAMGLERSTLGRNLRVLEAEGLVALADGDDQRNRVVLLTEAGAARLQEAHPAWEQAQLMLVEQLGEGQRDELVRLLERLA; via the coding sequence ATGTTGACCAGTGAATGCATCTGCACCCACCTGCGTCGCGCCGCCCGTGGGGTGAGCCGGCATTACGACGAGGCCCTTGCCGGCTTCGGCATCAATGTCGCCCAGTTTTCCCTGTTGCGCCACCTGCAACGGCTCGACCGCCCCAGTATTACCACGCTCGCCGAGGCCATGGGCCTGGAGCGCAGTACCTTGGGCCGTAACTTGCGCGTGCTGGAGGCCGAAGGCCTGGTCGCCCTCGCCGATGGCGATGACCAGCGCAACCGTGTGGTGTTGCTGACCGAGGCGGGTGCGGCACGCTTGCAAGAGGCTCATCCAGCCTGGGAGCAGGCGCAATTGATGCTGGTCGAGCAATTGGGCGAAGGGCAGCGTGACGAGCTTGTGCGCTTGCTGGAGCGGCTTGCCTGA
- a CDS encoding glycoside hydrolase family 5 protein — MRRLLLALLLVTVSGSVTAADLIDFWNTPRHGGNSFNRLPPDQGYFDALSAYGASWVRLSYDKWKPAQRDFLLGDADRYEQLPAADLKQLRDALDRAHRAGLKVVIAPLSLPGMRWSQNNQGQFDDRLWQGDGYARQAARFWRDLAQELKDHPAIAAYNLVNEPAPEKLGGLAEHAAAEHMRQWYAQVQGGARDLPALYAQLIAAIREVDAKTPIMVDAGWFASADAFGYWQAPLQDDRVLYSVHMYEPYAATSAPNLLRKPPIDYPGPAPFGGENQQWDAERVRQYLNLPLAWMERMKLPPSRLVVGEFGCMRRLPGCSEYLEDVLSVMDRHRLHWAFYSFREDSWDGMDYELGSAKVPWRYWQAIEQGAPDPLVRKATAEFEPIRRRLAD, encoded by the coding sequence ATGCGACGACTCCTGCTGGCCTTGTTGTTGGTTACTGTCAGCGGCTCCGTTACTGCAGCCGACCTGATCGACTTCTGGAACACCCCGCGCCACGGCGGCAACAGCTTCAATCGCTTGCCGCCGGACCAGGGCTACTTCGATGCATTGAGTGCATATGGCGCGAGCTGGGTACGGCTGTCCTACGACAAGTGGAAGCCGGCGCAGCGTGACTTCCTGTTGGGCGATGCGGACCGGTATGAACAGTTGCCTGCTGCCGATCTCAAACAACTGCGCGATGCTCTCGATCGCGCACACAGGGCAGGGCTCAAGGTGGTCATTGCGCCGCTATCGCTACCTGGCATGCGCTGGTCGCAAAACAACCAGGGGCAGTTCGATGACCGTCTTTGGCAAGGTGACGGATACGCTCGGCAAGCGGCCCGCTTCTGGCGAGACCTGGCCCAGGAGCTGAAAGATCATCCTGCCATCGCCGCCTACAACCTGGTCAACGAACCTGCCCCCGAAAAACTTGGCGGCCTGGCCGAACATGCTGCGGCTGAACACATGCGGCAATGGTACGCCCAGGTGCAGGGTGGGGCGCGTGACCTGCCTGCGCTGTACGCGCAATTGATCGCAGCAATACGCGAGGTGGATGCCAAGACGCCGATCATGGTCGACGCGGGCTGGTTCGCCAGCGCCGACGCCTTCGGTTACTGGCAAGCGCCCTTGCAGGATGATCGCGTGCTCTACAGCGTGCACATGTATGAACCCTATGCGGCCACCAGTGCGCCGAACCTGCTGCGCAAGCCCCCCATCGATTACCCCGGCCCGGCGCCGTTTGGGGGTGAAAACCAGCAGTGGGATGCCGAACGGGTTCGTCAGTATCTGAACCTGCCATTGGCCTGGATGGAGCGCATGAAGCTGCCGCCTTCCCGGCTGGTCGTGGGGGAGTTCGGGTGCATGCGCCGACTGCCCGGTTGCAGCGAATATCTGGAAGACGTCCTCTCGGTCATGGACCGGCATCGGTTGCACTGGGCGTTCTACAGCTTCCGTGAAGACAGCTGGGATGGCATGGACTACGAACTGGGATCGGCCAAGGTGCCTTGGCGGTATTGGCAAGCCATAGAGCAAGGGGCTCCAGACCCGTTGGTACGCAAGGCCACAGCGGAATTCGAGCCGATTCGGCGACGTCTGGCAGACTGA